From one Streptomyces mobaraensis genomic stretch:
- a CDS encoding VC0807 family protein: protein MRPHVPRARRALLTTPIVVIVLPLVLYYVLRAQGAPAWQALLLSSLPPVAHSVTAAVRDRRVGYVDLLVIGLLVISAATSLVSGDPRVLLLKDAALPAALGLGMGATLWTARPFAFQFGHQFRSGAAAERAERYWAECPAFRQAMRSLTLLWAAAELLDALLSTTEALLLPVDAVPLLGRVQSLAVVGAVAVLSIRRSRRFRDRHGIPLFGFREPAGAEEAEIRDRAPDPV from the coding sequence ATGCGACCGCACGTCCCGCGCGCCAGGCGCGCCCTGCTCACCACACCGATCGTCGTCATCGTCCTCCCGCTGGTGCTGTACTACGTGCTCCGCGCCCAGGGAGCCCCCGCGTGGCAGGCGCTGCTGCTCAGCAGCCTCCCGCCGGTCGCGCACTCCGTTACGGCGGCCGTCAGGGACCGCCGGGTCGGGTACGTCGACCTGCTGGTGATCGGCCTGCTGGTCATATCCGCGGCGACCTCGCTGGTCAGCGGGGATCCCCGGGTGCTGCTGCTGAAGGACGCGGCGCTCCCGGCGGCTCTCGGGCTGGGCATGGGAGCGACGCTGTGGACCGCCCGGCCGTTCGCCTTCCAGTTCGGCCACCAGTTCCGCTCGGGCGCGGCGGCCGAGCGGGCGGAGCGGTACTGGGCCGAGTGCCCCGCCTTCCGGCAGGCCATGCGGTCGCTCACCCTGCTGTGGGCCGCCGCGGAACTGCTCGACGCGCTGCTGAGCACGACGGAGGCGCTGCTCCTGCCCGTCGACGCGGTACCGCTGCTGGGCCGCGTCCAGTCACTGGCCGTCGTGGGCGCGGTGGCGGTCCTCAGCATCCGCCGCAGCCGGCGGTTCCGCGACCGGCACGGGATACCGCTGTTCGGCTTCCGGGAGCCGGCGGGGGCGGAGGAGGCGGAGATACGGGACCGGGCCCCGGACCCGGTGTGA
- a CDS encoding LemA family protein, giving the protein MTDSLWIFVWTVAALVLVGIYLSWTAGRLDRLHSRIDAARAALDAQLLRRASVAQELATAGVLDPAASIVLYQAAHAARQAEEEQREVAESELSQALRAVFAETAQTTAVREAPGGEESLVELDQAVRRVPMARRFHNDAVRAARAVRRHRVVRWFRLAGHAPFPLAFEMDDEPPAALVDRPGG; this is encoded by the coding sequence GTGACGGATTCTCTCTGGATCTTCGTGTGGACGGTGGCCGCCCTGGTCCTCGTCGGCATCTACCTCAGCTGGACCGCCGGCCGCCTGGACCGCCTGCACAGCCGCATCGACGCGGCGCGCGCCGCCCTGGACGCCCAACTGCTGCGCCGCGCCTCGGTCGCCCAGGAGCTCGCCACCGCCGGGGTCCTCGACCCGGCCGCGTCGATTGTCCTCTACCAGGCCGCGCACGCGGCCCGGCAGGCGGAGGAGGAGCAGCGGGAGGTCGCCGAGAGCGAGCTGAGCCAGGCGCTGCGCGCGGTCTTCGCCGAGACCGCGCAGACGACGGCCGTCCGCGAGGCGCCGGGCGGGGAGGAGTCCCTGGTGGAGCTCGACCAGGCGGTCCGCAGGGTGCCGATGGCCCGCCGCTTCCACAACGACGCGGTCCGCGCCGCCCGGGCCGTGCGCCGGCACCGGGTGGTGCGCTGGTTCCGGCTGGCCGGTCACGCCCCCTTCCCGCTCGCCTTCGAGATGGACGACGAGCCCCCCGCGGCCCTCGTCGACCGGCCGGGCGGCTGA
- the pdxS gene encoding pyridoxal 5'-phosphate synthase lyase subunit PdxS — protein MSTTSTSPNPETGTARVKRGMAEQLKGGVIMDVVNAEQAKIAEDAGAVAVMALERVPADIRKDGGVARMSDPNMIEEIIGAVSIPVMAKSRIGHFVEAQVLQSLGVDYIDESEVLTPADEVNHSDKWAFTTPFVCGATNLGEALRRIAEGAAMIRSKGEAGTGNVVEAVRHLRQIKNEIGKLRALDNNELFAAAKELRAPYELVKEVAELGKLPVVLFSAGGVATPADAALMRQLGAEGVFVGSGIFKSGDPAKRAAAIVKATTFYDDPKVIADASRNLGEAMVGINCDTLPEAERYANRGW, from the coding sequence GTGTCCACCACCAGCACGTCCCCCAACCCCGAGACCGGCACCGCGCGCGTCAAGCGCGGCATGGCCGAGCAGCTCAAGGGCGGCGTGATCATGGACGTCGTCAACGCCGAGCAGGCGAAGATCGCCGAAGACGCGGGCGCGGTGGCGGTCATGGCCCTGGAGCGGGTCCCGGCCGACATCCGCAAGGACGGCGGCGTGGCCCGGATGTCCGACCCGAACATGATCGAAGAGATCATCGGCGCCGTCTCCATCCCCGTGATGGCCAAGTCCCGCATCGGCCACTTCGTCGAGGCCCAGGTCCTCCAGTCGCTCGGTGTCGACTACATCGACGAGTCCGAGGTCCTGACCCCCGCCGACGAGGTCAACCACAGCGACAAGTGGGCGTTCACCACCCCGTTCGTCTGCGGTGCCACCAACCTGGGCGAGGCCCTGCGCCGCATCGCCGAGGGCGCGGCCATGATCCGCTCCAAGGGCGAGGCCGGCACCGGCAACGTCGTCGAGGCCGTCCGCCACCTGCGCCAGATCAAGAACGAGATCGGCAAGCTGCGCGCCCTCGACAACAACGAGCTCTTCGCCGCCGCCAAGGAGCTGCGCGCCCCGTACGAGCTGGTCAAGGAGGTCGCCGAGCTCGGCAAGCTGCCGGTCGTGCTGTTCTCCGCCGGTGGCGTCGCCACTCCGGCCGACGCCGCGCTGATGCGCCAGCTCGGCGCCGAGGGCGTCTTCGTCGGCTCCGGCATCTTCAAGTCCGGCGACCCGGCCAAGCGCGCCGCGGCCATCGTGAAGGCCACCACCTTCTACGACGACCCGAAGGTCATCGCGGACGCCTCCCGCAACCTGGGCGAGGCCATGGTCGGCATCAACTGCGACACCCTCCCCGAGGCCGAGCGGTACGCCAACCGCGGCTGGTAG
- the pdxT gene encoding pyridoxal 5'-phosphate synthase glutaminase subunit PdxT translates to MSTPTIGVLALQGDVREHLVALAAADATARPVRRPEELAEVDGLVIPGGESTTMSKLAVVFGMLEPLRERVRAGMPVYGTCAGMIMLADKILDGREDQETLGGIDMIVRRNAFGRQNESFEASVEMAGVPGGPVEGVFIRAPWVESTGAPVEVLAVHDGHTVAVRQGNVLATSFHPELTGDHRVHGLFVDMVRASRG, encoded by the coding sequence GTGTCCACCCCCACCATCGGTGTCCTCGCCCTCCAGGGCGACGTCCGCGAGCACCTTGTGGCCCTGGCGGCCGCCGACGCGACGGCCCGTCCGGTCCGCCGTCCCGAGGAGCTCGCCGAGGTCGACGGCCTGGTGATACCCGGCGGCGAGTCCACCACCATGTCCAAGCTGGCCGTGGTCTTCGGCATGCTGGAACCGCTCCGCGAGCGGGTGCGGGCCGGGATGCCGGTCTACGGCACCTGCGCCGGCATGATCATGCTCGCCGACAAGATCCTGGACGGCCGCGAGGACCAGGAGACTCTGGGCGGCATCGACATGATCGTGCGCCGCAACGCCTTCGGCCGCCAGAACGAGTCGTTCGAGGCGTCGGTCGAGATGGCCGGTGTGCCGGGCGGCCCGGTCGAGGGCGTCTTCATCCGGGCCCCCTGGGTCGAGTCCACCGGGGCGCCCGTCGAGGTCCTGGCCGTGCACGACGGCCACACGGTGGCCGTGCGGCAGGGGAACGTGCTGGCCACGTCCTTCCACCCGGAGCTGACCGGAGACCACCGGGTGCACGGGCTGTTCGTGGACATGGTCCGCGCCTCGCGCGGCTGA
- a CDS encoding YebC/PmpR family DNA-binding transcriptional regulator: MSGHSKWATTKHKKAVIDAKRGKLFAKLIKNIEVAARMGGADIDGNPTLYDAIQKAKKQSVPNKNIDSAVKRGAGLEAGGADYETIMYEGYGPNGVAVLIECLTDNRNRAAGDVRVAMTRNGGSMADPGSVSYLFNRKGVVIVPKGELTEDDVLGAVLDAGAEEVNDLGESFEVLSEATDLVAVRTALQEAGIDYDSAEANFVPTMQVQLDEEGARKIFKLIDALEDSDDVQNVFANFDVSDDVMAKVDA; the protein is encoded by the coding sequence ATGTCCGGCCACTCTAAATGGGCTACGACGAAGCACAAGAAGGCCGTGATCGATGCCAAGCGCGGCAAGCTCTTCGCGAAGCTGATCAAGAACATCGAGGTCGCGGCCCGGATGGGCGGCGCCGACATCGACGGCAACCCGACGCTCTACGACGCCATCCAGAAGGCGAAGAAGCAGTCGGTTCCGAACAAGAACATCGACTCCGCGGTCAAGCGCGGTGCCGGCCTGGAGGCCGGTGGCGCCGACTACGAGACGATCATGTACGAGGGCTACGGCCCCAACGGCGTGGCCGTCCTCATCGAGTGCCTCACCGACAACCGCAACCGCGCCGCCGGTGACGTCCGCGTCGCCATGACCCGCAACGGCGGCTCGATGGCCGACCCGGGCTCGGTGTCCTACCTGTTCAACCGCAAGGGCGTCGTCATCGTCCCCAAGGGTGAGCTGACCGAGGACGACGTCCTCGGCGCGGTCCTGGACGCCGGTGCCGAGGAGGTCAACGACCTCGGCGAGAGCTTCGAGGTCCTCAGCGAGGCCACCGACCTGGTCGCGGTCCGCACCGCGCTCCAGGAGGCGGGCATCGACTACGACTCGGCCGAGGCCAACTTCGTCCCCACTATGCAGGTGCAGCTGGACGAGGAGGGCGCGCGCAAGATCTTCAAGCTGATCGACGCCCTGGAGGACAGCGACGACGTGCAGAACGTCTTCGCCAACTTCGACGTCTCCGACGACGTCATGGCGAAGGTCGACGCCTGA
- the ruvC gene encoding crossover junction endodeoxyribonuclease RuvC — protein sequence MRVLGVDPGLTRCGVGVVEGTAGRPLRMLGVGVVRTPAEADTAERLVLVERGIEEWLDEHRPEYVAVERVFSQHNVRTVMGTAQASAVAMLCAARRGLPVALHTPSEVKAAVTGSGRADKAQVGSMVTRLLRLDAPPRPADAADALALAICHIWRAPATGRLQQAVAAHRRTTAPVRLPKGTR from the coding sequence GTGCGCGTGCTGGGGGTGGACCCGGGGCTGACGCGGTGTGGCGTCGGCGTCGTGGAGGGCACGGCGGGACGCCCGCTGCGCATGCTGGGCGTCGGCGTCGTCCGGACGCCCGCCGAGGCGGACACCGCCGAGCGGCTGGTGCTCGTGGAGCGTGGCATAGAGGAGTGGCTGGACGAGCACCGGCCCGAGTACGTCGCCGTCGAGCGGGTGTTCAGCCAGCACAATGTGCGCACGGTCATGGGCACCGCCCAGGCCAGCGCCGTCGCCATGCTGTGCGCCGCCCGCCGCGGGCTGCCCGTCGCCCTGCACACCCCCAGCGAGGTCAAGGCGGCCGTCACCGGCTCGGGACGGGCCGACAAGGCGCAGGTCGGCTCCATGGTCACCCGGCTGCTCCGGCTCGACGCGCCCCCCAGGCCGGCCGACGCCGCCGACGCCCTAGCCCTGGCCATCTGCCACATCTGGCGGGCCCCGGCCACGGGCCGCCTCCAGCAGGCGGTCGCCGCCCACCGCCGCACCACCGCTCCCGTACGCCTCCCGAAGGGCACCCGATGA
- the ruvA gene encoding Holliday junction branch migration protein RuvA, producing MIAFVSGPVAALAPDTAVVEVGGVGMAVQCTPTTLSTLRVGEPARLATSLVVREDSLTLYGFADDDERQTFELLQTASGVGPRLAQAMLAVHSPDALRRAFAAGDEKALTAVPGIGKKGAQKLLLELKDRLGAPVGSAPAAAAVSSAPAGWREQLHAALVGLGYAPRDAEEAVEAVAPQAAAAGGSPQVGSLLRAALQTLNRAR from the coding sequence ATGATCGCCTTCGTCTCCGGCCCCGTCGCCGCCCTCGCCCCGGACACCGCCGTCGTCGAGGTCGGCGGCGTCGGCATGGCCGTCCAGTGCACGCCCACCACGCTCTCCACGCTGCGCGTGGGGGAGCCGGCGCGGCTGGCCACCTCCCTCGTCGTCCGCGAGGACTCCCTGACCCTCTACGGCTTCGCCGACGACGACGAGCGCCAGACCTTCGAGCTGCTGCAGACCGCCAGTGGCGTCGGCCCGCGGCTCGCCCAGGCCATGCTGGCCGTGCACTCCCCGGACGCGCTGCGGCGCGCGTTCGCCGCGGGTGACGAGAAGGCGCTCACCGCCGTGCCGGGCATCGGCAAGAAGGGGGCGCAGAAGCTGCTGCTGGAGCTCAAGGACCGACTGGGGGCGCCGGTCGGGTCCGCGCCGGCCGCCGCGGCCGTCTCCTCGGCTCCCGCCGGCTGGCGCGAGCAGTTGCACGCCGCGCTCGTCGGGCTCGGGTACGCGCCGCGCGACGCGGAGGAAGCCGTTGAGGCCGTGGCGCCGCAGGCGGCGGCCGCGGGGGGTTCGCCGCAGGTCGGTTCGTTGTTGCGAGCTGCTTTGCAGACGCTGAACCGGGCTCGGTGA
- the ruvB gene encoding Holliday junction branch migration DNA helicase RuvB, with the protein MDFVPPAGERLVGAVADHDDQAVEAALRPKDLEEFIGQERVREQLDLVLKAARQRGATADHVLLSGAPGLGKTTLSMIIAAEMGAPIRITSGPAIQHAGDLAAILSSLTEGEVLFLDEIHRMSRPAEEMLYMAMEDFRVDVIVGKGPGATAIPLELPPFTLVGATTRAGLLPPPLRDRFGFTGHMEFYAPAELERVVRRSAGLLDVTVEDGGAAEIAGRSRGTPRIANRLLRRVRDYAQVKADGLITREIAAQALEVYEVDGRGLDRLDRAVLTALLKLFGGGPVGLSTLAVAVGEERETVEEVAEPFLVREGLLARTPRGRIATPAAWEHLGMVPPQVAGGAGGAGQGGPGQRSLFTE; encoded by the coding sequence GTGGACTTCGTACCCCCCGCCGGCGAGCGGCTCGTCGGGGCCGTCGCCGATCATGACGACCAGGCCGTCGAAGCCGCCCTGCGGCCCAAGGACCTGGAGGAGTTCATCGGCCAGGAGCGGGTGCGCGAGCAGCTCGACCTGGTCCTGAAGGCGGCCCGGCAGCGCGGTGCCACCGCCGACCACGTCCTGCTCTCCGGCGCCCCCGGGCTGGGCAAGACCACCCTCTCGATGATCATCGCCGCCGAGATGGGCGCCCCCATCCGCATCACCTCCGGCCCCGCCATCCAGCACGCGGGCGACCTCGCCGCGATCCTCTCGTCGCTCACCGAGGGCGAGGTCCTCTTCCTCGACGAGATCCACCGGATGTCCCGGCCCGCCGAGGAGATGCTGTACATGGCGATGGAGGACTTCCGCGTCGACGTCATCGTCGGCAAGGGCCCCGGCGCCACAGCCATCCCCCTGGAGCTGCCGCCCTTCACCCTGGTCGGCGCCACCACCCGCGCCGGCCTGCTGCCGCCCCCGCTGCGCGACCGCTTCGGCTTCACCGGGCACATGGAGTTCTACGCCCCCGCCGAGCTGGAGCGCGTCGTCCGGCGGTCCGCCGGGCTGCTCGACGTGACCGTGGAGGACGGCGGGGCGGCCGAGATCGCCGGGCGTTCGCGCGGCACGCCCCGGATCGCCAACCGGCTGCTGCGCCGGGTCCGCGACTACGCGCAGGTGAAGGCCGACGGCCTGATCACCCGGGAGATCGCGGCGCAGGCCCTGGAGGTGTACGAGGTGGACGGCCGCGGTCTGGACCGGCTGGACCGGGCCGTGCTCACCGCGCTCCTCAAACTGTTCGGCGGCGGCCCGGTCGGCCTGTCCACGCTGGCCGTGGCCGTCGGCGAGGAGCGCGAGACCGTCGAGGAGGTCGCCGAGCCCTTCCTCGTCCGGGAGGGACTGCTGGCCCGCACCCCCAGGGGCCGGATCGCCACGCCCGCCGCCTGGGAGCACCTGGGGATGGTGCCGCCGCAGGTCGCCGGGGGTGCGGGCGGGGCCGGACAGGGCGGGCCCGGACAGCGTTCCCTGTTCACGGAGTGA
- the yajC gene encoding preprotein translocase subunit YajC: MNIVTLLPFIVLIGAMFLMTRSAKNKQRQAAQMRDHMQPGTGVRTIGGMYATVKEVSEDSVLLEVAPGVHAIYAKNAIGAVLPDDEYNRIIHGIEGSDDDAPVVPDDLSSLTEGDEAAEKAGEKKIDLGKDTAGDAPAKADAAAEDKAVTAEKPADATKAEPKAEPKDGKRDGGSDAK; encoded by the coding sequence GTGAATATCGTGACTCTCCTGCCGTTCATCGTGCTCATCGGGGCCATGTTCCTGATGACCCGGTCGGCCAAGAACAAGCAGCGCCAGGCTGCGCAGATGCGCGACCACATGCAGCCGGGCACCGGTGTGCGGACGATCGGCGGCATGTACGCCACCGTCAAGGAGGTCAGCGAGGACTCGGTCCTCCTGGAGGTCGCCCCGGGCGTTCACGCGATCTACGCGAAGAACGCCATCGGTGCCGTCCTGCCGGACGACGAGTACAACCGCATCATCCACGGCATCGAGGGGTCCGACGACGACGCCCCGGTCGTCCCGGACGACCTTTCCTCGCTGACCGAGGGCGACGAGGCGGCCGAGAAGGCCGGCGAGAAGAAGATCGACCTCGGCAAGGACACCGCCGGCGACGCCCCCGCGAAGGCCGACGCCGCCGCGGAGGACAAGGCCGTGACGGCGGAGAAGCCCGCGGACGCCACCAAGGCGGAGCCCAAGGCCGAGCCGAAGGACGGCAAGCGGGACGGCGGCTCCGACGCGAAGTAG
- the secD gene encoding protein translocase subunit SecD produces the protein MAAPKKGRRSPGGQGRPGRVLAFILIAMVALVGGMFASGQTTPRLGIDLAGGTSFTLEAKNQPGQPNAITTTNMNTAAGIIERRVNGLGVTESEVQTQGKNHIIVNIPKGTNAKQAREQVGTTAQLAFRPVLYAAPAGKLPEPTPSASAGAGKDKDKDKDKGDKSKAPKDTAKDAEKDKKGKPSGTPTASAPGSSATPSSSHSQGRAVTEALKAPQAPKPPTPSPKPSGGPSNDLQKQFAALDCSTKEARSQAAQKASEKGQPGDDIVVCDKDGQEKLLLGPVAVQGVDVTDAKAALDTQRATGWQVQLKFNGSGSKKFADITGKLAAKPDPQNRFAIVLDGQAVSAPRVNGPIPGGSAEISGNFDQSSADDLANILSYGALPLSFKIATETTVSAALGGEQLRAGLIAGAIGLALVVIYLVVYYRGLALVALASLAVSAVLTYTIMVLLGKAIGFALNLPAVCGAIVAIGITADSFIVYFERVRDEIREGRSLRPAVERGWPRARRTILVSDFVSFLAAAVLFIVTVGKVQGFAFTLGLTTLLDVVVVFLFTKPLMTLLARRKFFASGHPWSGLDPKRLGAKPPLRASRRRPSAPVDPKEA, from the coding sequence GTGGCAGCACCGAAGAAGGGCCGCAGGTCCCCGGGCGGCCAGGGCAGGCCGGGCAGAGTCCTGGCCTTCATCCTGATCGCCATGGTGGCGCTCGTCGGGGGAATGTTCGCCTCCGGGCAGACCACCCCCCGCCTGGGCATCGACCTGGCGGGCGGCACGAGCTTCACACTCGAGGCGAAGAACCAGCCGGGCCAGCCCAACGCGATCACCACGACCAACATGAACACGGCCGCGGGCATCATCGAGCGGCGTGTCAACGGTCTCGGCGTGACCGAGTCCGAGGTCCAGACGCAGGGCAAGAATCACATCATCGTGAACATCCCCAAGGGGACGAACGCGAAGCAGGCCCGTGAGCAGGTCGGCACCACCGCCCAGCTCGCCTTCCGTCCGGTGCTGTACGCCGCGCCCGCCGGGAAGCTGCCCGAGCCCACGCCGAGCGCGTCGGCCGGCGCCGGCAAGGACAAGGACAAGGACAAGGACAAGGGCGACAAGAGCAAGGCCCCCAAGGACACGGCGAAGGACGCCGAGAAGGACAAGAAGGGCAAGCCCTCCGGCACGCCCACCGCGTCCGCGCCCGGCTCGTCCGCCACTCCGTCCTCGTCCCACAGCCAGGGCCGGGCCGTCACGGAGGCCCTGAAGGCCCCGCAGGCGCCCAAGCCGCCCACGCCGTCCCCCAAGCCCTCGGGCGGCCCCTCCAACGACCTGCAGAAGCAGTTCGCCGCCCTGGACTGCTCCACCAAGGAAGCCCGCTCCCAGGCCGCGCAGAAGGCCAGCGAGAAGGGTCAGCCCGGGGACGACATCGTCGTCTGCGACAAGGACGGCCAGGAGAAGCTGCTCCTCGGCCCCGTCGCGGTCCAGGGCGTGGACGTCACCGACGCCAAGGCCGCCCTCGACACCCAGCGGGCCACCGGCTGGCAGGTCCAACTGAAGTTCAACGGCAGCGGCTCCAAGAAGTTCGCCGACATCACCGGCAAGCTCGCCGCCAAGCCCGACCCGCAGAACCGGTTCGCGATCGTCCTGGACGGCCAGGCCGTCTCCGCCCCCCGGGTCAACGGCCCGATCCCCGGCGGCAGCGCCGAGATCAGCGGCAACTTCGACCAGTCCAGCGCCGACGACCTCGCCAACATCCTGTCGTACGGCGCCCTGCCGCTGTCCTTCAAGATCGCTACGGAGACCACCGTCTCCGCCGCGCTCGGTGGCGAGCAGCTTCGCGCCGGCCTGATCGCCGGTGCCATCGGCCTCGCGCTCGTCGTCATCTACCTCGTGGTCTACTACCGCGGTCTCGCGCTCGTCGCGCTCGCCAGCCTCGCGGTCTCGGCGGTCCTGACCTACACGATCATGGTGTTGCTCGGCAAGGCCATCGGGTTCGCCCTGAACCTCCCGGCCGTCTGCGGTGCCATCGTGGCCATCGGTATCACCGCCGACTCGTTCATCGTCTACTTCGAACGGGTCCGGGACGAGATCCGCGAGGGCCGCAGCCTGCGTCCCGCCGTGGAGCGCGGCTGGCCGCGCGCCCGCCGGACGATCCTGGTCTCCGACTTCGTGTCCTTCCTCGCCGCCGCGGTGCTCTTCATCGTCACGGTCGGCAAGGTCCAGGGCTTCGCGTTCACCCTCGGTCTGACCACGCTGCTCGACGTCGTCGTGGTCTTCCTCTTCACCAAGCCGTTGATGACGCTCCTCGCCCGCCGCAAGTTCTTCGCGAGCGGTCACCCGTGGTCCGGCCTCGACCCCAAGCGGCTCGGTGCCAAGCCGCCGCTGCGGGCCTCCCGCCGTCGTCCCTCCGCCCCTGTCGACCCGAAGGAGGCGTGA
- the secF gene encoding protein translocase subunit SecF, which translates to MSRLGTLGARLYRGEVGYDFVAKRKIWYGISILITITAIVGLAVRGLNMGIEFSGGATFNTTKTSVSTDAAKQVAEEASGHTAIVQKTGDGKLRIQVSELTPEKSQATQLALAKKLDVSTNDINTDIVGPSWGEEIADKAWTGLGVFMVLVVIYLAIAFEWRMALAALVALIHDLTITVGIYALVGFEVTPGTVIGLLTILGYSLYDTVVVFDGLKESAKDITKQTRWTYSEIANRSLNGTLVRSINTTVVALLPVAGLLFIGGGFLGAGMLNDISLALFVGLAAGAYSSIFIATPLVADLKERDPQMKALTRRVHAKRAAQAAKADSAQDEGGAQDADEAEDEPQDASPAGVVGQRRQPVSRNRGGRGGKRR; encoded by the coding sequence ATGTCACGACTCGGCACCCTCGGCGCCCGGCTCTACCGAGGCGAGGTCGGCTACGACTTCGTCGCCAAGCGGAAGATCTGGTACGGCATCTCGATCCTCATCACCATCACGGCCATCGTCGGCCTGGCGGTGCGCGGCCTGAACATGGGCATCGAGTTCTCCGGCGGCGCGACCTTCAACACCACCAAGACCTCGGTCTCGACGGACGCGGCCAAGCAGGTCGCCGAGGAGGCCTCCGGCCACACGGCGATCGTCCAGAAGACCGGTGACGGCAAGCTGCGCATCCAGGTCAGCGAGCTGACCCCGGAGAAGTCCCAGGCGACGCAGCTCGCCCTGGCCAAGAAGCTCGACGTCTCCACCAACGACATCAACACCGACATCGTCGGCCCCAGCTGGGGTGAGGAGATCGCCGACAAGGCCTGGACCGGCCTCGGCGTCTTCATGGTCCTGGTGGTGATCTACCTCGCCATCGCCTTCGAGTGGCGCATGGCGCTGGCCGCCCTCGTCGCCCTCATCCACGACCTCACCATCACCGTGGGCATCTACGCCCTCGTGGGCTTCGAGGTCACCCCGGGTACGGTCATCGGTCTGCTGACCATCCTCGGTTACTCGCTCTACGACACCGTCGTCGTCTTCGACGGCCTGAAGGAGAGCGCGAAGGACATCACCAAGCAGACCCGCTGGACGTACAGCGAGATCGCCAACCGCAGCCTCAACGGCACCCTGGTGCGCTCCATCAACACCACGGTCGTCGCCCTGCTGCCGGTCGCCGGTCTGCTGTTCATCGGCGGCGGCTTCCTGGGCGCGGGCATGCTGAACGACATCTCGCTCGCCCTGTTCGTCGGCCTCGCGGCCGGTGCCTACTCGTCGATCTTCATCGCCACCCCGCTGGTCGCCGACCTCAAGGAACGCGACCCGCAGATGAAGGCCCTCACCCGGCGCGTCCACGCCAAGCGCGCCGCGCAGGCCGCCAAGGCGGACTCGGCGCAGGACGAGGGCGGGGCCCAGGACGCCGACGAGGCCGAGGACGAGCCGCAGGACGCCTCCCCGGCCGGTGTGGTCGGGCAGCGCCGGCAGCCGGTGAGCCGCAACCGCGGCGGACGCGGGGGGAAGCGCCGATGA
- a CDS encoding adenine phosphoribosyltransferase, producing MTAWSAEGADEGLRELLLSRIHDVPDYPKPGVVFKDITPLLADPEAFTALTEAFAELCARYRADKVVGLEARGFILAAPVAVRAGVGFVPVRKAGKLPGATLSQAYELEYGTAEIEIHAEAFAPGDRVLVIDDVLATGGTAEASLQLIRRAGAEPVGVAVLMELGFLPGRERLEKVLGDAPVDALIRV from the coding sequence ATGACCGCCTGGAGCGCCGAAGGCGCCGACGAGGGCCTGCGCGAGCTGCTGCTCTCCCGCATCCACGACGTGCCGGACTACCCGAAGCCGGGCGTGGTGTTCAAGGACATCACGCCGCTGCTCGCCGACCCGGAGGCATTCACCGCCCTCACCGAGGCGTTCGCCGAGCTGTGCGCCCGCTACCGGGCCGACAAGGTCGTCGGCCTGGAGGCCCGCGGCTTCATCCTGGCGGCCCCCGTGGCCGTCCGGGCCGGGGTCGGCTTCGTGCCCGTCCGCAAGGCCGGCAAGCTGCCCGGCGCGACCCTGTCGCAGGCGTACGAGCTGGAGTACGGCACGGCGGAGATCGAGATACACGCCGAGGCGTTCGCCCCCGGCGACCGGGTCCTGGTCATCGACGACGTCCTGGCCACGGGCGGCACCGCCGAGGCGTCGCTCCAGCTCATCCGCCGGGCCGGCGCCGAGCCCGTGGGCGTCGCCGTCCTGATGGAGCTGGGCTTCCTCCCCGGCCGCGAGCGGCTGGAGAAGGTGCTCGGCGACGCGCCGGTGGACGCGCTGATCCGCGTCTGA